The Brachyhypopomus gauderio isolate BG-103 chromosome 17, BGAUD_0.2, whole genome shotgun sequence genome includes a window with the following:
- the lgals8b gene encoding galectin-8 isoform X1, whose translation MSVANAKQTVFNPEVPFTGMIPGGLHPGEMIVIQGFVPNEADRFQFDLTCGCSTKPRADVAFHFNPRFGARPCIVCNSLQRVSWGKEERLERMPFKHGAAFETIVLVQENTFKVAVNGAHVLEYKHRIPLESVDTLSISGKVQIHAIGYVPNSAIFSESGDLRLLPPQSTPYKGSILRSLSPGQQITIKGDVSLFPHSFTVNLRCGQSENIALHLNARIKSSLFIRNSFLSQSWGPEELETPCFPFSPGKYFEIIILCQSHQFKIAVNGAHLVDYRHRLQDLASITQLEVMGDVELQDVKLW comes from the exons ATGTCCGTGGCAAATGCGAAGCAGACGGTTTTTAATCCG GAGGTTCCGTTCACGGGGATGATACCAGGGGGGCTTCACCCGGGAGAGATGATAGTCATTCAGGGATTTGTTCCCAACGAGGCCGACAG GTTCCAGTTTGACCTCACCTGTGGCTGCAGCACGAAGCCGCGCGCGGACGTGGCGTTCCACTTCAACCCGCGCTTCGGCGCGCGCCCGTGCATCGTGTGCAACTCGCTGCAGCGCGTGAGCTGGGGCAAAGAGGAGAGGCTCGAGCGCATGCCCTTTAAACACGGGGCGGCGTTCGAGACGATCGTGCTAGTCCAGGAAAACACCTTCAAG GTGGCAGTAAACGGCGCACATGTACTGGAATATAAGCACAGAATCCCTCTAGAGAGCGTTGACACGTTATCCATATCAGGAAAAGTTCAAATACATGCCATCGGCTACGTCCCTAACTCA GCAATTTTTTCAGAATCGGGTGATTTG CGTTTGCTCCCTCCCCAGAGTACACCCTACAAAGGCAGCATACTGAGAAGCCTCAGCCCTGGACAGCAAATCACGATCAAGGGAGACGTGAGCCTATTCCCTCACAG TTTTACTGTAAACCTGAGATGCGGCCAGTCAGAAAACATCGCCCTGCACCTCAACGCACGCATCAAGTCAAGCTTGTTCATCCGCAATTCTTTCTTAAGCCAGTCGTGGGGTCCGGAGGAGCTAGAGACGCCGTGTTTCCCTTTCTCCCCGGGGAAATACTTCGAG ATAATCATCCTGTGTCAGTCTCATCAGTTTAAGATCGCGGTAAATGGAGCCCATCTGGTGGACTACAGACACCGCCTGCAGGATCTCGCCTCCATCACCCAGCTGGAGGTCATGGGAGACGTGGAGTTACAGGACGTTAAactgtggtga
- the lgals8b gene encoding galectin-8 isoform X2, with protein sequence MSVANAKQTVFNPEVPFTGMIPGGLHPGEMIVIQGFVPNEADRFQFDLTCGCSTKPRADVAFHFNPRFGARPCIVCNSLQRVSWGKEERLERMPFKHGAAFETIVLVQENTFKVAVNGAHVLEYKHRIPLESVDTLSISGKVQIHAIGYVPNSAIFSESGDLSTPYKGSILRSLSPGQQITIKGDVSLFPHSFTVNLRCGQSENIALHLNARIKSSLFIRNSFLSQSWGPEELETPCFPFSPGKYFEIIILCQSHQFKIAVNGAHLVDYRHRLQDLASITQLEVMGDVELQDVKLW encoded by the exons ATGTCCGTGGCAAATGCGAAGCAGACGGTTTTTAATCCG GAGGTTCCGTTCACGGGGATGATACCAGGGGGGCTTCACCCGGGAGAGATGATAGTCATTCAGGGATTTGTTCCCAACGAGGCCGACAG GTTCCAGTTTGACCTCACCTGTGGCTGCAGCACGAAGCCGCGCGCGGACGTGGCGTTCCACTTCAACCCGCGCTTCGGCGCGCGCCCGTGCATCGTGTGCAACTCGCTGCAGCGCGTGAGCTGGGGCAAAGAGGAGAGGCTCGAGCGCATGCCCTTTAAACACGGGGCGGCGTTCGAGACGATCGTGCTAGTCCAGGAAAACACCTTCAAG GTGGCAGTAAACGGCGCACATGTACTGGAATATAAGCACAGAATCCCTCTAGAGAGCGTTGACACGTTATCCATATCAGGAAAAGTTCAAATACATGCCATCGGCTACGTCCCTAACTCA GCAATTTTTTCAGAATCGGGTGATTTG AGTACACCCTACAAAGGCAGCATACTGAGAAGCCTCAGCCCTGGACAGCAAATCACGATCAAGGGAGACGTGAGCCTATTCCCTCACAG TTTTACTGTAAACCTGAGATGCGGCCAGTCAGAAAACATCGCCCTGCACCTCAACGCACGCATCAAGTCAAGCTTGTTCATCCGCAATTCTTTCTTAAGCCAGTCGTGGGGTCCGGAGGAGCTAGAGACGCCGTGTTTCCCTTTCTCCCCGGGGAAATACTTCGAG ATAATCATCCTGTGTCAGTCTCATCAGTTTAAGATCGCGGTAAATGGAGCCCATCTGGTGGACTACAGACACCGCCTGCAGGATCTCGCCTCCATCACCCAGCTGGAGGTCATGGGAGACGTGGAGTTACAGGACGTTAAactgtggtga